In Geobacter sp., a single window of DNA contains:
- a CDS encoding PASTA domain-containing protein, translating into MRDRREHWTRVRIRLVGGLFVFFFLVTSARAFYLQVIKAEQLQKLAERQHQKTVPLTPGRGTIYDANNAALAVSIEMDSCFAEPRNIENPREVATSLAPLLGVPVSQLERRLSGSKGFVWLQRQITPDVTAKIKKLELEGIGFVKESKRYYPNLEVAGSVIGFTGVDPEGLEGVELKYNSTILGSTGYMVTERDALGRDIALKEGVVKGPSKGNNVTLTLDKNIQYLAEKELAKAVTESGAKAGIALVMEPQTGRILAMANYPGFNPNVYYKYQPAQLRNRSIADSFEPGSTFKVFLMAAALDEGVINPRDTFDCEMGSYNIGGRTIHDTHKYGRISIADILKYSSNIGAAKIGSRLGQERLYRYLKGFGFGQKSGIDLPGEVAGNLRDRSQWYGVDLATISFGQGVSATAVQLASAFSAVANGGVLMKPYLVERISDTEGNVLKEVAPQERQRVISPTTAKALATMMEGVTVEGGTGTNASVEGYRVAGKTGTAQKVDPVTHGYSVDKRTASFIGFVPLNKPRLTILVVIDEPKTSPYGGVVAAPAFSAIAQQALCYLKVPPDGLAKAGKGKDAGAIPQKSPSVEEVAGAEGGAFIDVGEGTAMPDFRGLSMREVLRRMEKRNLNVRIIGSGRAIEQHPLPGHRIGPTDQVWVKFMPSA; encoded by the coding sequence GTGAGGGATCGTCGTGAGCATTGGACCAGGGTTAGAATAAGGCTTGTCGGGGGTCTTTTTGTCTTTTTCTTCCTGGTCACCTCGGCGAGAGCCTTTTATCTGCAGGTCATCAAGGCAGAGCAGCTTCAAAAGCTGGCAGAGCGGCAGCATCAGAAAACGGTGCCGCTGACCCCTGGCAGGGGGACCATCTACGATGCCAACAATGCTGCTCTGGCCGTCTCCATCGAAATGGATTCATGTTTTGCCGAGCCCCGCAACATCGAAAATCCGCGGGAGGTTGCCACAAGTCTTGCCCCGCTCCTGGGGGTTCCGGTATCCCAGTTGGAGCGGCGACTGAGTGGCAGCAAGGGCTTTGTCTGGTTGCAGCGGCAGATAACCCCGGATGTGACGGCAAAAATCAAAAAGCTGGAGCTTGAAGGGATCGGTTTCGTCAAGGAGAGCAAGCGCTACTATCCGAATCTGGAAGTGGCCGGGAGCGTCATAGGGTTTACCGGAGTCGATCCCGAGGGGCTCGAAGGCGTTGAACTGAAGTACAATTCGACGATTCTCGGCAGCACCGGTTACATGGTTACCGAGCGGGATGCCCTGGGGCGCGACATTGCCCTGAAAGAGGGGGTTGTCAAAGGCCCGTCCAAAGGGAACAACGTCACCCTTACCCTGGACAAGAATATCCAGTACCTGGCAGAAAAGGAACTGGCCAAGGCTGTCACCGAGAGCGGGGCCAAGGCAGGGATTGCGCTGGTTATGGAACCCCAGACCGGCAGGATACTGGCCATGGCCAATTATCCGGGCTTCAATCCCAATGTCTACTACAAGTACCAGCCAGCACAGTTGCGCAATCGGAGCATTGCCGACAGCTTCGAACCCGGTTCGACCTTCAAGGTCTTTCTCATGGCGGCCGCCCTTGATGAAGGGGTTATCAACCCGCGTGATACCTTTGATTGCGAGATGGGTTCCTACAACATCGGCGGCAGGACCATCCATGATACGCACAAGTATGGCAGGATATCCATAGCCGACATACTCAAATATTCCAGCAATATCGGAGCAGCAAAGATCGGCAGCCGCCTCGGACAGGAGCGGCTCTATCGCTATTTGAAAGGCTTCGGTTTCGGGCAGAAATCAGGTATCGACCTCCCCGGCGAAGTTGCCGGCAACCTGCGCGACCGGAGCCAGTGGTACGGCGTCGATCTGGCGACCATCTCTTTCGGTCAGGGGGTCTCGGCAACCGCTGTACAGCTTGCCTCAGCATTCTCGGCTGTTGCCAACGGCGGGGTGCTGATGAAACCCTACCTGGTCGAAAGGATCTCCGATACCGAAGGGAATGTGCTCAAGGAAGTTGCGCCGCAGGAACGCCAGCGGGTGATCTCCCCGACAACGGCAAAGGCCCTGGCCACCATGATGGAGGGGGTTACCGTAGAGGGAGGCACCGGGACCAACGCTTCGGTCGAGGGCTATCGGGTGGCGGGGAAGACGGGGACGGCGCAGAAGGTCGACCCGGTGACGCATGGATATTCGGTCGACAAGCGGACGGCATCGTTCATCGGCTTCGTTCCCCTCAACAAACCGCGGCTGACCATACTGGTCGTCATTGACGAACCGAAGACCAGCCCCTATGGGGGGGTAGTAGCCGCTCCGGCGTTCAGTGCCATTGCACAACAGGCGCTCTGCTATCTCAAGGTGCCGCCCGACGGGCTGGCAAAGGCAGGCAAAGGGAAGGACGCAGGCGCAATACCGCAGAAGTCGCCGTCAGTCGAAGAAGTCGCCGGGGCTGAGGGTGGCGCCTTCATTGACGTGGGAGAAGGAACGGCAATGCCCGATTTTAGGGGCTTGAGCATGCGGGAAGTTTTGCGCCGCATGGAGAAGAGAAATCTGAATGTGAGAATAATCGGGAGCGGCAGGGCAATCGAGCAACATCCACTGCCGGGACATCGTATAGGGCCAACCGATCAGGTCTGGGTAAAGTTCATGCCATCGGCCTGA
- a CDS encoding UDP-N-acetylmuramoyl-L-alanyl-D-glutamate--2,6-diaminopimelate ligase, with protein MQLSDLLQAVSPLEIGAWSDQEIQGLSYDSRTVQPGGLFFALKGAAVDGHRFIDAAIERGACAIVLEDRDQIRSQLPCIVVKDARQAMARMASRFYGEPTAQVPLVGITGTNGKTTTTYLVEGILAAAGLPAAVLGTVSYRFGDLEIPAPHTTPESVDLQETLRALLDKGAASIVMEVSSHALEQRRVDGCSFDVGVFTNLTRDHLDYHGDMETYLGAKSRLFSELLAADSIKTRRYAVINTDDPAGPRIADGSSAPVLTYGLGPAAQVTATDVQFTVDGIKAMLCTPAGNVAFHSRLLGRFNLYNILAAAAVGVALGFAPETIRAGIEKHRTVPGRLERVENARGVTVLVDYAHTGDALENVLQTLTELKTGRIITVFGCGGDRDRGKRPIMGAVAGRFSDLAVVTSDNPRTEEPLGIIAEIREGLIAQDALEYRPADLQGGFPAAGFVTIPDRREAIRLAIGLARQGDIVLLAGKGHEDYQIIGKTKHHFDDREEAAAALGAC; from the coding sequence ATGCAGCTCAGTGACCTGTTACAAGCCGTCTCTCCGCTGGAAATCGGCGCATGGAGCGACCAAGAGATCCAGGGGCTCTCCTATGATTCACGTACGGTGCAGCCTGGGGGTCTCTTTTTCGCTTTAAAGGGTGCAGCGGTCGACGGCCACCGCTTTATCGATGCGGCCATCGAACGGGGCGCCTGCGCGATTGTCCTTGAGGACCGCGACCAGATCCGCAGCCAGCTGCCGTGCATAGTGGTCAAAGATGCCCGGCAGGCCATGGCACGAATGGCGTCGCGTTTCTATGGGGAACCGACCGCACAGGTCCCCCTAGTCGGCATTACCGGGACCAATGGCAAGACCACCACGACCTATCTGGTTGAAGGGATTCTCGCCGCTGCCGGTCTTCCTGCTGCGGTACTCGGCACGGTCAGTTACCGATTCGGCGATTTAGAAATCCCTGCCCCGCACACGACCCCCGAATCGGTGGATCTCCAGGAGACCCTGCGAGCCCTTTTGGACAAGGGCGCTGCGAGCATCGTCATGGAGGTGTCGTCCCATGCCCTGGAACAGCGCCGGGTAGATGGCTGCTCCTTCGATGTGGGGGTCTTTACCAACCTGACCAGGGACCATCTCGACTATCATGGCGACATGGAAACCTACCTCGGCGCAAAGAGCCGGTTGTTCAGCGAGCTGCTCGCAGCGGACTCGATCAAGACGAGGCGCTATGCAGTGATCAACACGGACGATCCAGCCGGACCGCGGATCGCGGACGGTTCGTCTGCTCCGGTGCTGACTTACGGACTCGGTCCTGCGGCGCAGGTAACGGCAACGGACGTGCAGTTCACCGTGGATGGGATCAAGGCAATGCTCTGTACCCCGGCAGGGAACGTGGCGTTCCATTCCCGGCTGCTGGGTCGGTTCAACCTCTATAATATCCTTGCTGCCGCCGCGGTGGGAGTCGCCCTGGGGTTTGCCCCGGAGACCATCAGGGCAGGCATCGAGAAACATCGCACCGTACCGGGCAGGCTGGAGCGGGTGGAGAACGCCAGGGGGGTCACCGTGCTGGTGGACTACGCCCATACCGGCGATGCCCTGGAGAATGTGTTGCAGACGCTCACTGAACTGAAAACGGGGCGTATCATAACCGTTTTTGGTTGCGGGGGGGATCGGGACCGCGGCAAGCGGCCGATCATGGGTGCGGTTGCCGGGCGGTTCAGCGACCTGGCCGTGGTGACCTCGGACAATCCGCGTACCGAGGAGCCCCTGGGGATCATTGCCGAGATACGTGAAGGGCTGATCGCGCAGGATGCGCTCGAGTACCGGCCGGCAGACCTGCAGGGTGGGTTTCCTGCTGCAGGGTTCGTGACCATTCCGGACCGTCGCGAGGCGATCAGGCTGGCCATCGGGCTGGCACGACAGGGAGACATTGTCCTTTTGGCCGGCAAGGGGCATGAGGACTATCAGATCATAGGGAAAACCAAGCACCATTTCGACGATCGTGAGGAGGCTGCTGCGGCTCTCGGCGCATGCTGA